Sequence from the Candidatus Zixiibacteriota bacterium genome:
GTGTTCGTTCTAACCGTCTACAACCCTTTTCCGCCCCCCACGCTGCTGATACCCGATGCCTCCGCGTACACGCAGAGCCGCACGCCGGAGTTTGCATGGACTAAAGAATCAGGGACGACGTTCCGGTTGTATGTCGCGCAGGACAGCTCGATGACCTCCCCGATCCGCAACTACGGAAGCTTGACAGATACCGTCTTCAGTCTGCCGCCAGCCGACTCTCTGATTGATGGCGTCTACTATTGGGCAGTGCGGCTATACGTGGGGGTGGACTCGTCATCGCTCCAGCGATACCCGCACAGGGTAGTAGTGGACAATACGCCGCCAACATCAGTGGGCGCGGTTTCACCCATCAATCGTTACGACAGCTTAATAACCGTGATCTTCACGCTCTCCGGGACACCACCTCCCCCATATGTGGGCAAGGCTCCCGAATGGAATGAGATTCAGGTGGCTAATGACTCAACCTTCGGCTCCCTCATCTCGACTCTGGCGCTTGATGCGTTTACTGTCCCGGCTGCCGGCGTTCTTCCAGAAGGGCGGCTGTACTGGCGTGCCCGCCGAGTGGATTCTGCCGGCAATGCTACGGCGTTCACACCGGTCGTGAACTTCGTGCACGACACGCAGACTCCGCCAATTCCGACACCGACATTCCCGGCTAACGCCGCGACCATCGGTGGTGATCTCGTGTTTCGTTGGGACGCCGGCCCAGTGCCGCCGTATGAACGCTCGGCTGAGTTCTATTTCCTGCACGTTTCCAATCGCGCCGACTTCGCCGACTACAGCACCTTCGCCGATTTCCTGTTTGCGGACAGTCAACTGATACAGTCGCCGCCGCTTGTTGAAGGGACAACGTATTATTGGCGGGTGAAGACCATCGACTCGGCCGGATTCTACTCCGACTACAGCGCGCCGTTTCACTTCACGTATCTCAGCTATGTCTGCGGTGATGTGGATGGCAGTCTGACCGGGCCGGATATCAGCGACCTTTCGCGGCTTGTCGACTACCTGTTCTTTGGCGGCTCTACGCCGGATCCGGTTAATGCAGCTTCATTCGACTGCAACATGACGATCGATATCTCGGACTTGACCATCCTGGTCGATTTCCTGTTTGCCGGCGGCGCGCCTCTCTGCTGCCCATAGCCAGACTGACTGCTTGCTTTACCAAGGACCCGCCACGGCGGGTCTTTTTTTTGCCTTGGACAAGACCAATCGCGAGTTTGCGTCTTTTGCAGCTATATTACTCTTATGAGATTTCCCTGGAACGGCAGACACGAGGAGCAGTTCGCTGAACTGCGGGAGGCGATGGTGCTTGAGCAGATCGAGCGGCGCGGCATCACTGACCGCACCGTACTCGACGCCATGCGTACAGTGCCACGCCATTTTTTTGTTCCCGAATCGAGTAGGGCGGACGCCTACGCCGATGGGCCGCTGTCAATTGGTCACGGCCAGACAATCTCCCAGCCATACGTGGTGGCCTCGATGACCGAGGCGTTAAGGCTTGACCATCGCAGCCGAGTTCTGGAGGTGGGGACAGGCTCGGGGTATCAGACGGCCGTCCTCGCCGAAATTGCCGCGCGAGTGTATTCTATTGAGATTCTCCCCGACCTGTCGCAGCGTGCGACCGTCCTGTTGGCCAGACTTGGGTACACGAATATCGAGACTTCGGTGAGAAACGGCTATCACGGCTGGCCCGAGGAGGCTCCGTTTGACGGCATCATCGTGACGGCCGCAGCCAGCCATGTACCGCCCGACCTGTTAACGCAAATGGCCGAAACCGGCCGACTGGTCATTCCGGTTCAGGAGTACGGTCCGGAACGGCAGGACCTGGTGTTGGTGGAGCGAACCGATGGCGGCCTGAAACGGCAGGTCCTGTATCAGGTCAGGTTTGTGCCGCTGGTTGAAGAAGGCGGCCTGTCGGATAACCTGGACCCATGATTTAGGCCGGAACCTTTACCGGCCAGATGCGTCATAGTACTATTGTTATCGGTATCCATACGTTCACATCGTGTAAGGAGACGCAGCATGCGCGTGTTTCATCGAGTCATTCTCCTCACCTCCCTATGCGCCGTACTTCTGACCGACCTGGCCCTCGCCGGTCGCAGGGAGTATACGCTGACCGGCCTCAAGAAGCCGATCTCCGCTAAAGGATCATCCGGACTAAGCGACAGCGAGAAGCCGTTCGCCGACGTGGTCAAGAATCGTGTGGCCATTGGGGGGCTCTTCACGTTCTATCTGGACACCACCACCAACAGTATGTTCATGGCGATCAAGCCACACCAGTTCGACAAAGTGTTCCTGTGCGGAACCACGCTCTCACGCGCCGAAGGAGCCTTTTTCGATAACGGCGCCATGGACGAAACTTTCCCGTTCTACTTCACGCGAGTCGGCAAAAAAGTCATGATGATGGAGAAGAACCTTCGCCTGCGTGCCGACAGCAGTTCCAGCCTGCGGCGGGCGGTCTCTTCGGGGCTGTCGGATCACTTGTTTTCCTCCGCCAAAGTTGAGTCGAAACCGGATACCAGCGGCGCCATCCTGGTGGATGCCTCGGCGTTCTTTGTCCGGGACGCTAACAATGTCAACTACTTCCTGGGTCAGATGGGCCAGACCGGTCTGGCATTCGATCGTGACAATTCCTATCTGGAATTGGTCAAGTCATTTCCGGAGAACTCCGAGATCGATGTCCGCCTCCATTACCGAACCGCCAAGCCGGTTTCGGCGGTGACTATGCAGAACCCGTACTCGCTGTTTCATACCTATCATTACTCATTATCTAACCTTCCAGAAACGGACTACGTGCCGCGCATCGCGGATGACCGCGTCGGGCACTTTCAGACTCTTTACGAGGACTACTCCACCCTCGACAAGGAGACACCCTATGTGCGGTACATCAATCGCTGGAATCTGAAGAAGAAAGACCCAGATGCGCGGATCTCAGAGCCGGTGGAGCCGATCGTGTTCTGGGTAGAGAACACTGTCCCTAAAGAGTATCGCGGCGCAGTGGCCGAGGGCATTGAGTTCTGGAATCCTGCATTCGAAAAGATCGGGTTCCGGAGCGCGATCATCGCCAGGCAGATGCCGGACACAGCCACCTGGGACCCCGCCGACGTGCGATACAACACAGTTCGTTGGATGGTCATTCCAGGGGGCGGATATGCGGTCGGGCCAAGCCGAGCCAATCCTTTCACCGGCCAGATATACGACGCTGATATCCGGGTGTCGTCAGACTTCATCCGCTACATGTTCAGCAACATGGAGAATTTCATCAAGCCGGTATCGTTTGACGGCATGATCGCCGATGACACCATTGGGTTCCGGAAGGCGCTCTCCCAGAGATCGATCGAATCGGGCAGCTTCTGCACCTATGGGTCGGAGTCCGCCATGGAGGCAGCTTTCGGACTGGCGTATCTCGAAAGCATGGGAGATCTGGCCAACAAGGACTCGCTCACAAAAGAATATGTGCACTCGTACATTGTCGAACTTGTCGCCCACGAGGTGGGACACACGCTGGGGTTCCGGCATAATTTTAAGGCATCGACAGCGTACGCACTCGAGCAACTGGCGAACCGGGATTTCACGCGGACCCACAGCACCGGCGGCACCGTCATGGATTACACCCCGCCGAATATCGCCGGAAAGGGAAAACCACAGGGTGAATACTATGCCTCCACACCCGGTCCCTATGACAACTGGGTAATCGAATACGCCTACTCCGATTTCGGCGCCGAAACCCCCGAGGAAGAACTGCCGAAATTGAACGAGATCGCATCCCGGACGGCCGATCTGACGCTGGCGTACGGTACCGACGAGGATGCTTTCGGCATCAGTCCAAAATCGGTGGACCCTGCCTGCAATCTGTTTGACCAGGGGAACGACGCGCTGAAATTCGCACGGCACAAGATCGGATTAACCCGCGAACTGTGGACCAACACGATCAAGGAATTCGAAAAGCCGGGAACGCGCTATCAGAAGATACTGTCCGTATTCCAGACCGGCTGGCGGTCGTATATCGAAGCCGCGCAGTGGGCGCCCAAATATGTCGGCGGCCTGTACGTGCGGCGCTCCCATATCGGCGATCCAAGCGGGACAGACCCGTTCGAACCGGTGGCCGCAGCGGACCAACGGAAAGCGGTCGAATTCCTGAGTGAGAATTTCTATGCTCCCAAGGCGTTCGACCTGCCCGCCGAGCTTCTCAACAAACTACAGCAGGAGAACCTTCAGGACTTCACCTTCTCAGCATTCACCACACCTCAGGTCGATTATCCGTTCCATCAGATGGTGCTCGCAGTCCAGAAGCTCTCGCTCGACAAGTTGTATCACCCGCTTACGATCGGGCGCCTCCTGAACAATTCGAGCCGGTTCAAAGCGGGGCAGGAAAAGTACACCATGTTCGATATGTTCACGGATGTCCGCAAGTCGATCTGGTCGGAAGCCGCGACGGCCGCAAATGTCAACAGTTTCCGCCGCCAGTTGCAACTGGCGCATTTGGGAGAGGTGATCGATATCTATCTGAGCAACCCGGCCATGTATCCATCGGACGCCCGCTCGTTGGCAGCCAACGACCTGGATATTCTGGAGAACGCCGCATCACGTGCGGCTGCGGCGGGCGGAGTCGATGATATGTCGCGAGCGCATTACAAAGAAGTGGTGCGTCAGATTGCCGCGGCCAAGAAAGCGCAGCGGAGTTACTCGTCAGGCATTATGATCATGGGCGGTTGACGCCAGGGGAGTTGACAAAGATCGGTCTTTCGGGGTCGGAGTAATCCGGCCCCGTTTTTCTTCACCAATGGAACGGTGTGATTGGGGAGTTATTTGCGGTTGTTGTTGGCCGACTGGTAGAAGAACTTGATGTAATTCCAGGCGTCACGAGCCTTGTCGGCATAGACGAACAACTTGATGTCTTCTTCGTCGATCGTCCCTTCGGCTACCAGGTGCTCGAACGCGATCACTTTGCGCCAATATTTCTCGCCGAACAAAACGATGGGCAACGGTTTGACCTTTTTCGTCTGCACGAGGGTCAGAGCTTCGAACAGTTCGTCCAGTGTGCCAAAACCGCCCGGAAATGCCACCAGCGCTTTGGCACGCATCAGGAAGTGCATTTTGCGGATGGCGAAGTAATGGAACTGCATACACAGGTCACGGGAGATGTAGGGATTCGGTTCCTGCTCCATCGGCAGCGTGATGTTCAAACCGATTGACTTGGCGTTGACATCGAAGGCTCCGCGATTGGCGGCCTCCATGATGCCGGGACCACCACCTGTCACGATGACATATTCGTGGCGGTCGGCCATCTGGCACTCCGACGATACCAGGCGGGCGAACTCGCGAGCTTCATCATAATAACGGGATTTGGTCTGGATCGACTTCGCTACGGCCAGCTGCTTGCGAAGGGCCCGGTCCCTGGGGCGCGATTTCACTCGTTTGGCAAGTTGGGCAACTCTGCGCTGTGCGTCGGCCGGTTCCACAATGCGTGTCCCGCCGAACACGACGATGGTCGATTGTACTTTGTGCTCACGGAACAGCATCTCCGGCTTCAGCAATTCAAGCTGAAGGCGCACCGGACGAAGGTCATCCCGTTTCAGAAATTCGAGATCTTCATAGGCAACGCGGTACGCCGAAGTCTCCTTGAGCGCAGCTAGTTTCTTCTCCCGGTCTGTCCGCTTGCGAAAGATCCTCATGAAGACATGCTCCTGGAAATGTTTACTAATAAACGCTGAAAGCGGACAGTCATTCGAACCCGGCTACCTGGCCACATCGGCGAGATACTTTTCAAGTGAGATAGAAGTGGGAACACCCAGACTTATTCCAACTGACTGCGCTGTTTTCACCCAGGGATGTTCTGGTGTGACCAGGCGTAGTTTTCCGGCAACATCTTTGATAGCGACCGAGGTCAGCTCGTTCCTCTGCAGCGCCACCATGCGACCATAGTCGCCGCGCATCACCAGGTGGACCGCTTCCACACCCAGCCGCGTAGCCAGAATTCGGTCGAACGCGCTCGGCGAGCCACCGCGGAGCAGGTGACCCAGAATGGTGACCCGGCATTCGATATTCAGAATCCCCTCGAGTTGCGCTGCTATCTGACGCGACACACCACCCAGCCGAATGGCATCGGGCGAGTTTTTGACCCGGCGACTTACCGTCATTTCGCCGCCGACCGGCTTGGCTCCCTCGCCAACAATGACGATCGAGAAGTTCTTTCCCTGGCCGTTGCGGATACGGACCTGCTCGCAGATCGAGTCAATATCGTATGGAAATTCCGGTATCAGAATGATATCGCCACCCCCGGCCAATCCGGAGCCGAGCGCCAGCCATCCGGCATATCGCCCCATCACCTCGATCAGCATCACCCGATGGTGAGACTGCGCCGTTGTATGAATGCGGTCGATGGCATCGGTGGCCGCCACAAGGGCAGAATCGAATCCAAACGTGACATCGGTACCGACCAGATCATTGTCAATGGTCTTGGGCACACCGACTACCCGCAACCCCTTTTCCGCCATCCCGGCTGAAGCCGCCATGGTGCCGTCACCGCCTATGGCGATTAGCGAGTCCAACCCGAGTCGCTCGAAATTCAGAAGTCCCTGCGAAGACCTGTCCAGATAGACGTAATCATCCCCCTGAAGCACCGGGAAACGGAATGGGTCACACCGGTTGGACGTCCCAAGTATGGTCCCCCCTTGCGACAACAGGCCGGACACATCCTTGGAATCCAGAGTGCGATACCGGCTCTCGATCAGACCTTCGTAGCCATCGGCAAAACCGACCACCTCGGCGCCATAGTCGTTTTCGGCGGTGCGAACCACCGCCCGGATGACGGCATTGAGGCCCGGGCAGTCGCCACCGCCGGTCAGAATGCCGATCCGTCTCTTTGCTTTTGCCATATGTTTATCTTACCACACTTGGTGCGCACAGAAAACAAGTATTTGCGGTTGCCCACCTCTTTTTGTTTACTATCATCGGTAAGTTGACTTTCCGACTGAACCCCTCGGCGCCGATGAAACGGAAGACAGTAGCGCCAGAGTGTCCCGACAGTTGGTAAATAAATGTGTCGGCGGGTCGATATTTATGAGGTAATGGCGGACTGATGGCGAGCCGCTCCCACAAGGCATAACAGGGATGTAACATGCGTATAAAACAGCTTCTGGTCCTACCTAAACTGCCCCAGCGAATTAGTTCGTTACAAGAGATGGCCCACAACCTCTGGTATTCGTGGAACTGGGAGATCGTGCGGCTGTTTATCCGTCTCGATCCGGATATGTGGGAGGCATGCTATCAGAATCCGGTTGAAATGCTGGCCCGACTGCCGCAGGAGACCCTGCTCAAAGCGGCCCAGGATGAAGCTTTCCTGGTCAGCCTCGACCGCGTCCACGAGAAATATCGCGACTATATGGAACGCAAGAAGTGGTTCCATTACAAATACGGGTCGCTTGAAAACCGGCGCATCGCCTATTTCTCGCTTGAATATGGTCTCGATACCGGACTGCCGGTGTATTCGGGGGGATTGGGCGTCCTGTCAGGCGATACCCTCAAATCTGCCTCCGATCTTGGCCTGCCCATGACCGCCGTAGGGCTTCTTTATCGCTACGGCTATTTCCGCCAGTTTCTTTCCCCGGATGGCTGGCAACAAGAGCGGTACGAGGAGAACGATTGGTACCACATGCCGGTCGAATTGGTGAAAAGCGACAAAGATGAACCGGTGCGCGTTAAACTTGACCTCGATGGCACTCCCGTACTTCTCCAGATTTGGAAAGTTCATGTCGGCCTCACGCCGCTTTATTTGCTGGACAGCAATATACCGGAGAACTCCACCAAGGCGCGCGACATCACCTCCGTCCTATACGGCGGCGATAAGGACATGCGGATCCGCCAGGAGATAGTCTTGGGAATAGGCGGCGTGCGCGCACTGCGTGCGGTGGGGATCGAGCCTTCGATCTACCATATCAACGAAGGTCACTCCTGGTTTCTGACACTGGAGCGACTCCGCCAACTGATGCAGGAGAAGGGACTCAGTTTCGCCGAGGCATCTCAGTATATCTGGTCGACGGCCGTCTTTACGACCCATACCCCTGTTCCGGCCGGCAATGAGCGCTTTGATCCGGTACTGGTTCATCGCTATCTCGGCCCGATGGTCAAGGACCTGGGAATCACCTGGAAGGATTTCCTTTCCATTGGTCGCGTCAATCCGGGCGATGAGAACGAGACATTCTGCATGACCGTGGCGGCGCTCAAGTACTCCGCCTTCGTCAACGGCGTTTCACAACTGCACAGCAAGGTCACCCGCGACATGTGGCACAATATCTGGCCGGACCTCCCGCGCGAGGAGGTACCCATTAGGGGGATCACCAACGGCATCCACCCGTCTTCGTGGGTCTCGCACGACATGACCGAGTTGTACGAATCATATTTCGGTCCGCGATACACGGAGCGACCGGGCGCACCGGAGGTCTGGGAACGCGTGGACAAGATACCGGATGTCGAGTTGTGGCGTGTGCACTGCAAACGGCGGGAACGACTGGTCTTCTTTGCGCGCAAACGGCTCAGACTACAGCTTTCCCGGCGGTCAGCCTCGCAAGTCGATCTTCAGCGTGCCGAACAAGTGCTGGATCCCAACACGCTGACCATTGGCTTTGCGCGAAGATTCTCGACGTACAAACGTGGCGCGCTCCTCTTTAGCGATCCGGACCGGCTGGCCCGGATGATCAACAATGAGAAATGCCCGGTGCAGGTCATTATTGCCGGCAAAGCCCACCCTCTGGATAATCCCGGCAAAGAGATCATCAAGAAGATCATCGGCTACGCCAGCGAGGAGCGATTCCGAAATCGGATTATCTTCCTCGAAGATTATGACATCAACGTCGCGCGATATCTGGTCCAGGGCTCCGATATCTGGCTGAATAATCCCCGTCGCCCCGAAGAAGCATCCGGCACCTCCGGTATGAAAGCAGCCATTAACGGCGCCCTGAACGTGTCCATTCTCGACGGCTGGTGGGCCGAGGGATACAGTGAGGAAGTCGGTTTCAAGATCGGTCACGGCGAAGAATACGACAATGTCGACGTCCAGGACCGCTTGGAAGCGGAGTCGTTGTACAACGTGCTGGAGCGCGAAGTCATCCCGCTGTTCTATTCCCGCAACGGGCGCGGGTTGCCGTCCGAATGGATATTGAAAATGAAAGCGTCGGTCCGTTCGGCCGGTCAGCGATTTTCCGCTCAACGGATGCTGATGAATTACGCCGACCTTTTTTATGCCCCGGCGCTTATTACATCGGACCGGATGGCAGCCGATAATTTCACACTCAACCGCGATGTTACCGCCTGGCTCGACCGGGTCAGCAGGAGTTGGGAGAAGATTGCCATAAAGGACATCGAGGTTCCCGAACTTGGTCCAACGGTACAGGTGGGACAAAGGATCCCGGTCAGACTAAAGGTGTTCCTCGGCGCCATAACGCCGAATGATGTCCGGGTGGAGGTGGTGGCCGGGCGGCTCAACACGCAGGAGTCGCTTCTGAATTTCAACCCGGTGCCGGCCATGCTTGACGGTGACCCGACACAACAGCGTCCGACGGAAGAAGGCCTTTACACGTACTCGACTGAGGTCACTTGCCGTGAATCAGGAAGGTTTGGCATCTCGGCTCGGGTCATCCCTCACAACGAGAACCTGGTTCATACGCGTAAACCGAAGCTCATCAGTTGGTGGTGAGATTGCAAACCATCAGGTTCTTCCCATCAAACAGTGCTGTTCCTGACAAAACAGTGCGGTCAGGCGTCCCCGCCTGACCGCATTCATTTTGGAAAGCAGGCCCTTTCAAGAACAGCGTTACTCTTCCCACTCAGTGTGATAACCTGAAAGGTCCCGAGCGCGGCCGATCAAATCCACCAGCTCGCGGGTCTGCTCGTTAGGCAGCTGACTGGAAATATCGGCCGCCATGCTTAAAAGATCGTCATAGTCGTTGTTCGCAGAGTACGGTGTCCCCTTCAGAAGCTCGGCGAATCGTGAAGCAACTACCGCCAGCCTGAACTCCGGTCGGGCGTTTTGAAAATCGCGATTCAGTCCGCGGGACTCGATATCACGCGAGACTTCCGTTACTTCAGTTTGGCCGGGGTCTTTCCAGCGAACCGCAATCGTCCCGATGGCACCGGAAGCACGGCGCTTCGTCAACTGCAATTCGTACAAAGCCGTGACCTCATGCCCGGCGCCAATCTCTCCCCCATCCTGTTTGTTGTCCCGAAACTTATGATCCGGCACGGCGCGGTTTTCGTAGCCGATCAGGCGATAAGCGGAGACGACGCCGGGATCGAACTCGACCTGCACCTTGACATCACGGCCAAGCATCTGGATGTTACCGGTCAGTTGTTCCACGAACAATGTGCGCGCCTGTTCGTAGTCGTCCACATAAGCGTACTTGCCGTTCCCCTTCTTCGCCAGCTGCTCAAGGAGTACGTCGTTGTAGTTCCCCATGCCGAAGCCAAACGTGCTCAGGGTGATCCCCTTCTGGGTGAACCGTCGTATCTCAGCCATGATGGCGTCCGGGCTGGTCTTGCCTACGTTGGCGACGCCATCGCTGCACAGAATCACCATGTTGGTGTAACTATCTGCGAACTGCCTATTGGCCATCTGATATCCCAGCTTCAATCCTGCCTCGGCATAGGTGGAGCCGCGCGGATAGAGCGAGTTGATGCGTGCCATGATAAGATCGCAGTGATCGGCGCGGGTCGGCTGCAGCACCACAAAAGCTTCCGAGCCGTACGCCACCACGCCAACTCGATCACGACCATTCAATTGGTTCAGGAGCATCTGCATCGACTGCTTGACCAACTGCAGCCGGTTGTCGTACCCCATCGAGCCGGAGACATCGATGACGATTGTCAGATTCAACGGCGCTCGCTCGCGGCGTGAGACCTCCTGCCCTTTAATGCCGATCTTCAGAAATGACCTTCTTGTATCGAACGGCGAACTGCTTATTTCCGTGAAGATGCGGAACCGGGATTCATCCGGCGGATTGTAGCCGTAATCGAAATGATTGACAAACTCCTCGACCCGGATCGCGTCTTGGGGCGGCAGGTTTCCCTCAATGAGATACCTGCGCGCCAGTGTGTAGGAGGCATCGTCGACATCCACGGCAAAGGTCGAAAACCGGTCGCGCCGGGTCTCGACGAAACCGTTGGTGCCGTAATCGCGGAAGAACATGTCGTACGGAAGCGAATACGGGCTCGGTACAACTTGCGGCACTACGATTGGAGGTTCATATCTACCGCGGTCCCGGTAATTTTCATTCACCTTCGGCGCGGCTGTACTCCCGGTAACCTGATCGCGCCGCACAATACTCTGTTCAATACCGGAACGGGTATCCTGAGCCGACTTGCCCGCCCCCTCCTTCAGTTCGGGCAACAGCATATCGATATTGGCGTGCTCGTCCGTAAGAGCGGGCTGTTTCTCCAGCTTGTGCTTTTCGGTATCCTTAGGCTGAAGTGCTA
This genomic interval carries:
- a CDS encoding von Willebrand factor type A domain-containing protein, which produces MSGQYRIVRWAVAIVLLISCTIATAAERAGQLEGRITNAESGEGIGGVTVTLLGTKQVTTSDSDGFFNFGNMPSATYSVRFSHADFETKELSAVTVFAGQKRQIDIALQPKDTEKHKLEKQPALTDEHANIDMLLPELKEGAGKSAQDTRSGIEQSIVRRDQVTGSTAAPKVNENYRDRGRYEPPIVVPQVVPSPYSLPYDMFFRDYGTNGFVETRRDRFSTFAVDVDDASYTLARRYLIEGNLPPQDAIRVEEFVNHFDYGYNPPDESRFRIFTEISSSPFDTRRSFLKIGIKGQEVSRRERAPLNLTIVIDVSGSMGYDNRLQLVKQSMQMLLNQLNGRDRVGVVAYGSEAFVVLQPTRADHCDLIMARINSLYPRGSTYAEAGLKLGYQMANRQFADSYTNMVILCSDGVANVGKTSPDAIMAEIRRFTQKGITLSTFGFGMGNYNDVLLEQLAKKGNGKYAYVDDYEQARTLFVEQLTGNIQMLGRDVKVQVEFDPGVVSAYRLIGYENRAVPDHKFRDNKQDGGEIGAGHEVTALYELQLTKRRASGAIGTIAVRWKDPGQTEVTEVSRDIESRGLNRDFQNARPEFRLAVVASRFAELLKGTPYSANNDYDDLLSMAADISSQLPNEQTRELVDLIGRARDLSGYHTEWEE
- a CDS encoding ATP-dependent 6-phosphofructokinase; this translates as MAKAKRRIGILTGGGDCPGLNAVIRAVVRTAENDYGAEVVGFADGYEGLIESRYRTLDSKDVSGLLSQGGTILGTSNRCDPFRFPVLQGDDYVYLDRSSQGLLNFERLGLDSLIAIGGDGTMAASAGMAEKGLRVVGVPKTIDNDLVGTDVTFGFDSALVAATDAIDRIHTTAQSHHRVMLIEVMGRYAGWLALGSGLAGGGDIILIPEFPYDIDSICEQVRIRNGQGKNFSIVIVGEGAKPVGGEMTVSRRVKNSPDAIRLGGVSRQIAAQLEGILNIECRVTILGHLLRGGSPSAFDRILATRLGVEAVHLVMRGDYGRMVALQRNELTSVAIKDVAGKLRLVTPEHPWVKTAQSVGISLGVPTSISLEKYLADVAR
- a CDS encoding zinc-dependent metalloprotease — encoded protein: MRVFHRVILLTSLCAVLLTDLALAGRREYTLTGLKKPISAKGSSGLSDSEKPFADVVKNRVAIGGLFTFYLDTTTNSMFMAIKPHQFDKVFLCGTTLSRAEGAFFDNGAMDETFPFYFTRVGKKVMMMEKNLRLRADSSSSLRRAVSSGLSDHLFSSAKVESKPDTSGAILVDASAFFVRDANNVNYFLGQMGQTGLAFDRDNSYLELVKSFPENSEIDVRLHYRTAKPVSAVTMQNPYSLFHTYHYSLSNLPETDYVPRIADDRVGHFQTLYEDYSTLDKETPYVRYINRWNLKKKDPDARISEPVEPIVFWVENTVPKEYRGAVAEGIEFWNPAFEKIGFRSAIIARQMPDTATWDPADVRYNTVRWMVIPGGGYAVGPSRANPFTGQIYDADIRVSSDFIRYMFSNMENFIKPVSFDGMIADDTIGFRKALSQRSIESGSFCTYGSESAMEAAFGLAYLESMGDLANKDSLTKEYVHSYIVELVAHEVGHTLGFRHNFKASTAYALEQLANRDFTRTHSTGGTVMDYTPPNIAGKGKPQGEYYASTPGPYDNWVIEYAYSDFGAETPEEELPKLNEIASRTADLTLAYGTDEDAFGISPKSVDPACNLFDQGNDALKFARHKIGLTRELWTNTIKEFEKPGTRYQKILSVFQTGWRSYIEAAQWAPKYVGGLYVRRSHIGDPSGTDPFEPVAAADQRKAVEFLSENFYAPKAFDLPAELLNKLQQENLQDFTFSAFTTPQVDYPFHQMVLAVQKLSLDKLYHPLTIGRLLNNSSRFKAGQEKYTMFDMFTDVRKSIWSEAATAANVNSFRRQLQLAHLGEVIDIYLSNPAMYPSDARSLAANDLDILENAASRAAAAGGVDDMSRAHYKEVVRQIAAAKKAQRSYSSGIMIMGG
- a CDS encoding protein-L-isoaspartate(D-aspartate) O-methyltransferase, with the translated sequence MRFPWNGRHEEQFAELREAMVLEQIERRGITDRTVLDAMRTVPRHFFVPESSRADAYADGPLSIGHGQTISQPYVVASMTEALRLDHRSRVLEVGTGSGYQTAVLAEIAARVYSIEILPDLSQRATVLLARLGYTNIETSVRNGYHGWPEEAPFDGIIVTAAASHVPPDLLTQMAETGRLVIPVQEYGPERQDLVLVERTDGGLKRQVLYQVRFVPLVEEGGLSDNLDP
- a CDS encoding TIGR00730 family Rossman fold protein; the encoded protein is MRIFRKRTDREKKLAALKETSAYRVAYEDLEFLKRDDLRPVRLQLELLKPEMLFREHKVQSTIVVFGGTRIVEPADAQRRVAQLAKRVKSRPRDRALRKQLAVAKSIQTKSRYYDEAREFARLVSSECQMADRHEYVIVTGGGPGIMEAANRGAFDVNAKSIGLNITLPMEQEPNPYISRDLCMQFHYFAIRKMHFLMRAKALVAFPGGFGTLDELFEALTLVQTKKVKPLPIVLFGEKYWRKVIAFEHLVAEGTIDEEDIKLFVYADKARDAWNYIKFFYQSANNNRK
- the glgP gene encoding alpha-glucan family phosphorylase, with the translated sequence MRIKQLLVLPKLPQRISSLQEMAHNLWYSWNWEIVRLFIRLDPDMWEACYQNPVEMLARLPQETLLKAAQDEAFLVSLDRVHEKYRDYMERKKWFHYKYGSLENRRIAYFSLEYGLDTGLPVYSGGLGVLSGDTLKSASDLGLPMTAVGLLYRYGYFRQFLSPDGWQQERYEENDWYHMPVELVKSDKDEPVRVKLDLDGTPVLLQIWKVHVGLTPLYLLDSNIPENSTKARDITSVLYGGDKDMRIRQEIVLGIGGVRALRAVGIEPSIYHINEGHSWFLTLERLRQLMQEKGLSFAEASQYIWSTAVFTTHTPVPAGNERFDPVLVHRYLGPMVKDLGITWKDFLSIGRVNPGDENETFCMTVAALKYSAFVNGVSQLHSKVTRDMWHNIWPDLPREEVPIRGITNGIHPSSWVSHDMTELYESYFGPRYTERPGAPEVWERVDKIPDVELWRVHCKRRERLVFFARKRLRLQLSRRSASQVDLQRAEQVLDPNTLTIGFARRFSTYKRGALLFSDPDRLARMINNEKCPVQVIIAGKAHPLDNPGKEIIKKIIGYASEERFRNRIIFLEDYDINVARYLVQGSDIWLNNPRRPEEASGTSGMKAAINGALNVSILDGWWAEGYSEEVGFKIGHGEEYDNVDVQDRLEAESLYNVLEREVIPLFYSRNGRGLPSEWILKMKASVRSAGQRFSAQRMLMNYADLFYAPALITSDRMAADNFTLNRDVTAWLDRVSRSWEKIAIKDIEVPELGPTVQVGQRIPVRLKVFLGAITPNDVRVEVVAGRLNTQESLLNFNPVPAMLDGDPTQQRPTEEGLYTYSTEVTCRESGRFGISARVIPHNENLVHTRKPKLISWW